The proteins below are encoded in one region of Fulvia fulva chromosome 9, complete sequence:
- a CDS encoding E3 ubiquitin-protein ligase ubr11, which yields MQSSPEEQLANHLAAQPANFDNRFTHSANCDLRQILFKSLAAQRQDYLRLFFPDGPPPDRSKPWSLSDAQGAIEGAEYTPAAKGTACGHIFKNGESTYHCKTCAADDTCVLCAKCFESSDHEGHGVLISVSPGNSGCCDCGDREAWKRDVKCSIHTADVNEEAQGGNVHGKQKASVGSLGSALPPDLVEAIRMTIARCVDYLCDVFSCSPEQLRMPKSQTSILRDERESRLEGVYGDEQQEQNLEYCLVLWNDEKHTVDDVQNQVARACSNTKRFGFQKAMEVNDVGRSIVHYSRDLEELLRMAEIIEQLKVTVTIRSARDIFREEQCAIIIHWISDIAGCSVGNEPYLLRNIVCEELLKPWRESSITTNKDIGRDGIDDHEQDENEKTQRKYRALLQPLRAAANVVRLEVEIQDPMDDDEDDNEDNDNEEDEEEEGDEFYMEVAEGPDDMDVEVGDLRRASEAATNSLDAADMDIDIMEENDELGEATIAGYPPPAPPPPRGERRTIFTPQDSDERENNEHQPPARRDPYPRVPATPKARFTRLTRPSKHWLEKPDGYKAPRPSEPCEDLWQRVRLDWLILYDLRLWKTLRIHLRHLYITTVVTIPHFKRILGLRFAGLYTTLAQLYLIADREPDHSIINLSVQMLTTPTITQEVVERGNFLTNLMAILYSFITTRQVGFPQDINPQATLAFDAGAVTNRRMFHFFLDLRWLFQSEFIHYRMRYEPRYLLQFLDLVKLHQGVCPNVRATGEHIEYESDTWISASMIVKEINKLCKQVAVSFEPHHKFDDGNASLQRAVRNVAQVTMINSFGYERKRFATAELKDDLAWHQIGPLVHDGKKYSVPRHAVQSEPMSFHHPLHYLLSWLIENAKGMSRDEMRSLLCFSPADLRDPWNATPKGGAAPSSLTGDELLSAIFEHPLRVCAWLAQMKAGMWVRNGITLRHQAHTYKSVSHRDVGYQRDILMVQAGLVLCGADDELPGERFLAQMIDRFQMDDWILGDYQIVPGYEESQQLDVFEDFFHLLVIALSERGNLQPHLGSEEQHARMLQHDIAHSLCFKPLSFSELNQRVTEKVGESDDFQRVLECMTNYRAPEGLQDTGTFELKPEYIELVDPFFAHYTRNQREEAENVYRKYTARKTGKKVEDIVYETRLEPIESGMFTHLAAFTNTPLFVQLAASALQFALHVKEAAPKVQVTRVETFLHMVLHLILLAVVEDRSGAEDGFVKLASSVTCNFAANSFIPHETATTLVSLLLSVGVMDDYTACHPAIKNVLRKMQMRHPEKLSAIGALGAMLDRGDSSSPASLSLEDKERKKQEALARQAKVMAKMKEQQNNFLQNQGMAFGDELDDFEDDMSITEEPEKVEHRKTWSFPTGTCILCQEETDENRLYGTFAFFGDSNILRTTPVEDPDYLDEVFRIPPSLDRSADNIRPFGVAGDNKRDVQRIGPDGKATTVERQGLSKGFPHQSGGNKGPVSTSCGHIMHYNCFEQYLAATSRRHGSQIARKHPERIDLKEFICPLCKALGNTFLPIVWKEKNCTPEHEVHAAKNLSDWLASVHEDYPVDYSFLNAASTAMQHHQQVSEIYSDRAAQYVTSMFAPTLIQNFNDLSLDNTTSPVSPTQARYPLRRGHTLSRLFGLNYGNNAATAAQSEIISHSAEMLRFSDLLSAYRRCEDSIKANKLIPVDDGVLRNDNPTVALSRALGMTITAFEISHRGMGNDPLATSLVSDFSEQNLTHLRILSETIESHLAVNMLRSGSSTIAKETIRRRDLAMAQLIGNGRDYDHDLEDHSFRLNSKLLFQDDIFLFFADWLALLGPNVAEANSIMQLCYWAEIVKVLFVLRPFFANQPFVPKPAEALPDRRFIDAVSRTNWGPGLNRFGLQRLVDLRQLVEKYALAFLRKCAVLMVVRYGLDFECPYNIDPSAPEIDRLTSLLHINSIDDLCGLYLAEDKSGHNLREITDRWIEQAHHVEDQGRGIIRTPHPAIYELVGLPKNYDTLTEAAIKCRCPTTGKEVQDPAVCLLCGEIFCSQAVCCMVEKNLGGCYQHMRKHGLKTGIFINIRKCMVLFCHGPGTGSFAHAPYLDRHGEPDPTLRRHHQLFLNQRRYDKLLREVWLGHMVPSVISRKLEADINPGGWETL from the coding sequence ATGCAAAGCTCTCCAGAAGAACAACTCGCCAATCATCTCGCAGCACAGCCCGCCAACTTCGACAACCGGTTTACACACTCTGCGAATTGTGATCTCCGGCAGATCCTCTTCAAGTCTCTTGCAGCCCAGCGACAGGACTACCTCCGCCTCTTCTTTCCAGACGGCCCTCCACCTGACAGATCGAAGCCATGGTCGCTCAGTGATGCACAAGGGGCGATAGAAGGAGCAGAATACACCCCCGCTGCAAAGGGAACAGCGTGCGGGCACATCTTCAAGAATGGAGAGAGCACATATCACTGCAAGACATGTGCAGCCGATGACACCTGTGTGCTCTGTGCCAAGTGCTTCGAGAGTAGTGACCATGAGGGCCATGGCGTGCTCATTTCAGTCAGTCCCGGCAACAGTGGCTGCTGCGACTGCGGGGATCGGGAAGCGTGGAAGAGAGATGTGAAGTGCAGCATACATACCGCTGATGTGAACGAGGAGGCTCAAGGTGGAAACGTACACGGCAAGCAGAAGGCGTCTGTGGGTAGCCTGGGGAGTGCTCTACCACCAGATCTTGTGGAAGCCATTCGGATGACCATCGCCCGGTGCGTGGATTACCTGTGCGACGTCTTCTCGTGCTCGCCCGAGCAGCTGCGGATGCCAAAGAGTCAGACGAGCATCTTGCGGGATGAAAGAGAAAGCAGACTTGAGGGCGTCTACGGGGATGAACAGCAAGAGCAGAATCTCGAATACTGTTTGGTGCTGTGGAATGATGAGAAACATACTGTGGACGATGTGCAGAACCAAGTCGCGAGAGCTTGCTCCAATACGAAGAGGTTCGGCTTTCAGAAAGCTATGGAAGTCAACGATGTTGGGCGGAGCATTGTCCACTACTCGAGAGACCTGGAAGAGCTACTACGAATGGCCGAGATCATCGAACAGCTCAAGGTGACAGTGACGATCAGATCGGCAAGAGACATTTTCCGAGAAGAACAATGTGCCATCATCATCCACTGGATATCTGACATTGCTGGTTGTTCGGTGGGCAACGAGCCATACCTGTTGCGCAACATTGTGTGCGAAGAGCTGCTGAAGCCCTGGCGCGAGAGCAGTATAACAACCAACAAGGACATCGGCAGAGACGGCATCGATGACCATGAACAGGATGAGAACGAGAAGACACAGCGAAAGTATAGAGCACTGCTGCAACCCCTTCGCGCCGCTGCTAATGTAGTTCGACTGGAGGTCGAGATCCAAGATCCCATGGATGATGACGAGGACGATAATGAAGATAATGATAATGAAGAGGATGAAGAAGAGGAAGGCGACGAATTCTACATGGAAGTGGCCGAGGGTCCTGATGACATGGACGTGGAAGTGGGAGACCTGAGACGCGCATCAGAAGCTGCTACCAACAGTCTCGACGCAGCGGACATGGACATAGACATCATGGAAGAGAACGACGAATTGGGCGAGGCAACGATAGCAGGCTATCCGCCTCCTGCACCACCGCCGCCTAGAGGCGAGAGACGCACAATTTTCACACCGCAGGACAGCGACGAGCGCGAGAACAACGAACACCAACCCCCGGCAAGACGTGATCCATATCCGAGGGTGCCTGCTACGCCAAAAGCGCGATTCACTAGACTGACACGCCCAAGCAAGCACTGGCTGGAGAAGCCAGACGGCTACAAAGCACCCAGACCAAGCGAGCCATGCGAAGATCTGTGGCAGCGGGTACGATTGGACTGGTTGATACTCTACGACTTACGGCTCTGGAAGACTTTACGAATACACCTGCGACACCTGTACATCACGACAGTGGTGACCATTCCACACTTCAAGCGCATCCTAGGCTTGCGCTTTGCTGGGCTGTACACTACGCTGGCGCAGCTTTATCTCATTGCGGACCGCGAGCCGGACCACTCAATCATCAACTTGAGCGTGCAAATGCTGACAACGCCGACTATCACACAGGAGGTCGTGGAGCGAGGAAACTTCTTGACGAACCTGATGGCGATCCTCTACTCGTTTATCACGACCAGACAGGTTGGCTTCCCACAGGATATCAATCCGCAGGCTACCTTGGCCTTCGACGCAGGCGCGGTCACGAATCGAAGAATGTTCCATTTCTTCTTGGATCTTCGATGGCTCTTTCAGTCTGAGTTCATTCATTATCGCATGCGCTACGAACCACGATATCTTTTGCAGTTCCTGGACCTGGTCAAGCTGCACCAGGGCGTCTGCCCGAATGTGCGAGCTACTGGTGAACATATCGAGTACGAGTCGGATACTTGGATTAGTGCCAGCATGATCGTCAAGGAGATCAACAAGCTCTGCAAACAAGTGGCCGTCTCCTTCGAACCCCATCACAAGTTCGACGATGGGAACGCAAGCCTGCAGCGTGCTGTTCGAAATGTAGCACAGGTCACTATGATCAACTCGTTTGGGTATGAGCGCAAGCGCTTCGCCACTGCCGAACTCAAGGATGACCTGGCCTGGCATCAAATCGGTCCTCTAGTGCACGATGGCAAGAAGTATAGTGTACCTCGTCATGCCGTGCAGTCAGAGCCGATGAGTTTTCACCACCCTCTGCACTACCTACTATCCTGGCTCATTGAGAACGCGAAGGGTATGAGCAGAGACGAGATGCGCTCACTACTGTGCTTCTCACCTGCCGATCTCAGGGATCCCTGGAATGCTACTCCCAAGGGTGGTGCAGCACCTAGCAGTCTCACCGGGGACGAGCTATTGAGCGCCATCTTCGAACATCCTCTCCGTGTCTGTGCATGGCTTGCACAGATGAAGGCTGGCATGTGGGTCAGAAACGGCATCACTCTTCGTCACCAAGCTCATACATACAAAAGCGTCTCACATCGCGACGTGGGATATCAGCGTGACATCCTCATGGTCCAGGCAGGTCTCGTATTGTGTGGCGCTGACGATGAGCTTCCTGGCGAGAGATTCCTTGCTCAGATGATTGATCGTTTCCAGATGGACGACTGGATCTTAGGCGATTACCAAATCGTGCCCGGCTACGAAGAATCTCAACAACTAGATGTCTTTGAAGACTTCTTCCATCTGCTGGTAATAGCATTATCTGAACGAGGCAATCTACAGCCACACCTTGGCTCGGAAGAGCAACACGCGAGAATGCTCCAGCATGATATCGCGCATTCGCTTTGCTTCAAGCCACTATCATTCAGCGAGCTGAACCAGCGAGTCACGGAGAAAGTTGGCGAGTCGGATGACTTTCAACGCGTGCTCGAATGCATGACCAACTATCGTGCACCAGAGGGCTTGCAAGATACTGGCACATTTGAGCTCAAGCCCGAATACATCGAGCTGGTGGATCCTTTCTTCGCACACTACACGCGAAACCAACGCGAAGAGGCAGAAAATGTCTACAGGAAGTACACTGCCCGCAAGACTGGCAAGAAGGTGGAagatatcgtctacgaaacGCGCTTGGAACCTATCGAGAGCGGCATGTTTACGCATTTGGCAGCATTCACGAACACACCACTTTTCGTACAGTTGGCTGCATCAGCACTGCAATTTGCGCTTCATGTCAAAGAAGCAGCACCCAAGGTGCAGGTCACGAGGGTTGAGACATTCCTCCATATGGTGCTGCATTTGATCCTTCTGGCTGTAGTCGAAGACAGAAGCGGCGCAGAGGATGGATTTGTCAAGCTGGCGTCCTCAGTGACATGCAACTTCGCAGCGAACAGCTTCATACCACATGAGACTGCGACCACGCTTGTATCACTGCTGTTGAGTGTCGGCGTCATGGACGACTACACAGCCTGCCATCCCGCGATAAAAAACGTCTTGCGCAAGATGCAAATGCGACACCCTGAAAAGTTGTCTGCAATTGGAGCTCTAGGTGCCATGCTAGATCGTGGAGACAGCAGCTCTCCCGCTTCTCTTTCGCTGGAAGACAAGGAGCGCAAGAAGCAGGAGGCGCTGGCTCGTCAAGCCAAGGTTATGGCGAAGATGAAGGAACAACAGAACAACTTTCTGCAGAACCAAGGCATGGCCTTTGGTGACGAGCTCGATGACTTCGAAGACGACATGTCCATCACCGAAGAGCCTGAGAAAGTTGAGCATCGCAAGACTTGGAGCTTTCCCACTGGCACGTGTATCTTGTGCCAGGAAGAGACTGATGAGAATCGCTTGTATGGCACGTTCGCCTTCTTCGGAGACAGCAACATACTTCGCACAACGCCCGTAGAGGATCCAGACTATCTTGATGAGGTCTTTAGGATCCCACCCAGCCTGGACCGTTCGGCTGATAATATACGGCCCTTTGGCGTCGCTGGCGATAACAAACGTGACGTACAGCGCATCGGACCTGATGGCAAAGCCACAACCGTCGAGAGACAAGGCCTTTCCAAGGGCTTCCCACATCAGTCAGGTGGAAACAAAGGTCCAGTCTCAACGAGCTGTGGCCACATAATGCACTACAACTGCTTCGAACAATACCTTGCTGCTACATCGCGACGTCACGGCTCACAAATCGCCAGAAAGCATCCAGAGAGGATCGATCTGAAGGAGTTTATATGTCCTTTGTGCAAGGCGCTCGGCAACACTTTCCTGCCTATCGTCTGGAAAGAGAAGAACTGCACGCCTGAGCACGAAGTGCACGCAGCCAAAAACTTGTCTGACTGGCTTGCAAGCGTGCACGAGGACTATCCTGTGGACTACTCATTCCTCAACGCTGCATCAACTGCGATGCAACATCACCAGCAAGTGAGCGAGATATACTCTGACCGTGCGGCGCAATACGTGACCAGCATGTTTGCACCGACTCTTATCCAGAACTTCAACGATCTATCACTGGACAACACCACATCGCCCGTGAGCCCAACACAAGCACGCTATCCTCTGAGGAGAGGCCACACCCTGTCAAGACTATTCGGCCTGAATTATGGCAACAACGCCGCTACAGCCGCCCAGTCAGAGATCATATCCCATTCAGCAGAGATGCTGCGATTCAGCGATCTGCTGAGCGCATATCGGCGCTGCGAAGATTCCATCAAGGCTAACAAGCTCATCCCCGTCGATGACGGCGTGTTGAGGAACGACAATCCTACAGTAGCCTTGTCTCGCGCTCTTGGTATGACAATCACTGCCTTTGAGATTTCGCATCGTGGCATGGGCAATGATCCGCTCGCCACGTCGCTGGTCTCGGACTTCTCGGAGCAGAATTTGACGCATCTGCGTATACTGTCGGAGACGATCGAGAGCCATTTAGCTGTCAACATGCTTCGTTCGGGCTCCAGTACGATTGCCAAAGAAACTATCCGCAGAAGAGACTTGGCGATGGCACAATTGATTGGCAATGGCCGCGATTACGATCATGATCTTGAGGACCACAGCTTCAGGCTGAACTCGAAACTGCTCTTCCAGGACGACATCTTCCTGTTCTTCGCAGACTGGCTTGCACTTCTCGGACCGAATGTCGCAGAGGCCAACTCCATCATGCAATTGTGTTACTGGGCTGAGATCGTCAAAGTTTTATTCGTGCTTCGACCATTTTTCGCCAACCAGCCTTTCGTACCGAAACCTGCTGAGGCACTACCCGACAGACGTTTCATCGATGCAGTCTCCAGGACCAATTGGGGCCCAGGTTTGAACAGATTCGGGTTACAGCGCCTCGTAGATCTACGACAACTGGTTGAGAAATACGCCCTTGCGTTCCTCCGCAAATGCGCTGTCCTCATGGTCGTCCGCTACGGCCTGGATTTCGAATGTCCCTACAACATCGACCCCTCTGCCCCCGAAATCGACCGCCTCACATCCCTCCTCCATATCAATTCCATCGACGATCTCTGCGGCCTGTACCTCGCCGAAGACAAGTCCGGCCATAACCTCCGTGAAATTACGGACCGCTGGATCGAACAAGCACATCACGTAGAAGATCAAGGCAGAGGCATCATCCGAACCCCCCACCCCGCCATCTACGAACTCGTCGGCCTACCAAAGAACTACGACACCCTCACCGAAGCCGCCATAAAATGCCGCTGCCCTACGACCGGTAAAGAAGTCCAAGACCCAGCTGTGTGTCTCCTCTGTGGTGAAATCTTCTGCTCACAAGCAGTGTGCTGCATGGTTGAGAAGAACCTCGGCGGTTGCTACCAACATATGCGGAAGCATGGCCTCAAGACGGGCATCTTCATCAATATCCGCAAGTGTATGGTGCTGTTCTGCCATGGGCCGGGAACGGGGAGTTTTGCGCATGCGCCGTATCTGGATCGGCATGGGGAGCCGGATCCGACGCTGAGGAGGCATCATCAATTGTTCTTGAACCAGAGGAGGTACGATAAGTTGTTGAGGGAGGTTTGGTTGGGGCATATGGTGCCTAGCGTTATTAGCAGAAAGTTGGAGGCGGATATTAACCCAGGTGGGTGGGAGACGTTGTAA
- a CDS encoding Cytochrome b-c1 complex subunit 9, mitochondrial, translating into MSGILSGLYSAIVKRNAVFLTTIFAGAFATEIAFDTASNSIWDHINKGRQWKDIKQRYMQAEEDDDE; encoded by the exons ATGTCTGGCATCCTCTCGGGCCTTTACTC GGCCATTGTCAAGCGTAACGCCGTCTTCCTTACCACGATCTTTGCTGGAGCCTTTGCGACCGAGAT TGCCTTTGATACCGCATCGAACTCGATCTGGGACCACATCAACAAGGGC CGACAATGGAAGGACATCAAGCAGCGGTATATGCAAGCCGAGGAGGACGACGATGAGTAG